A single Deltaproteobacteria bacterium DNA region contains:
- the gcvH gene encoding glycine cleavage system protein GcvH: MEFPVGLKYTKDHEWIELSSSVAKVGVTAYAIDQLGDIVHVDLPKVGDTFEAGAAFGTIESTKTVSDLYMPVAGKVIEINKAATENPESLQSDPYKNGWLVKLEVKGTPSADSLLDAAAYEAFVADGSH, from the coding sequence ATGGAATTTCCTGTTGGTTTGAAATACACCAAAGACCATGAATGGATCGAGCTAAGCTCGAGTGTTGCTAAGGTCGGTGTGACGGCTTACGCAATCGATCAATTAGGCGACATCGTGCATGTCGATTTACCAAAGGTAGGCGATACCTTTGAAGCTGGTGCGGCTTTTGGCACCATCGAATCCACCAAGACAGTTTCAGACCTCTACATGCCCGTCGCAGGTAAAGTTATTGAAATCAATAAGGCTGCTACTGAAAATCCTGAATCCCTGCAGTCAGATCCCTATAAAAATGGCTGGCTAGTAAAACTCGAGGTCAAAGGCACGCCCAGTGCAGACTCGTTGCTAGATGCAGCGGCATACGAAGCCTTTGTCGCAGACGGTTCGCACTGA
- the rpoN gene encoding RNA polymerase factor sigma-54 gives MAFELKQSLKLTQQLLMTPQLQQAIKLLQLSRQELEQFVATQVAENPCLEEDVTESPEEAAQVERERERTEEQVISESIQQAGSLVDSTGNDNDSSELDWDALNRYQEQAPASATAAKKMADEELPNYENIISKVGTLQEYLLAQIGELDFDDQELKIASFLIGNIDDRGYLTIALEELAEAESLDLEQVEGILDTIQRLDPNGVGARDLKECLHLQLRNSHLKNGVVEAIVENHLRELENRNFTAIAKAMQISLEEVLDNVHIIADLEPVPGRQFGANEAQYITPDVYVFKLGNEWVVNLNEDGLPKLRVSDFYSTMMSDKKSKGDDKNYVAEKMKAAEWLIKSIRQRQRTIFRVTESIVKRQLDFFESGVEYLKPMILKDVAEDISMHESTISRVTNNKYVHTPRGVFELKYFFNSSVSRADGQDMASESVKRMISDLVKVEDARKPLSDQRIVEILEERGIQLARRTVAKYREQLQILPSSKRKKYF, from the coding sequence ATGGCTTTTGAACTTAAACAGAGTCTCAAGTTAACCCAGCAATTACTCATGACGCCTCAGCTACAGCAGGCCATAAAACTGCTGCAGCTTTCACGGCAAGAGCTTGAGCAGTTCGTCGCAACTCAGGTGGCCGAAAATCCGTGTTTGGAAGAGGACGTAACCGAAAGCCCAGAGGAAGCGGCTCAAGTCGAGCGAGAGCGAGAGCGCACCGAGGAGCAGGTAATTTCGGAGTCGATACAGCAGGCAGGGAGTCTCGTTGATTCAACCGGTAACGATAACGACAGCAGTGAACTGGACTGGGATGCCTTAAATAGGTACCAGGAGCAAGCGCCTGCATCGGCTACAGCGGCTAAGAAAATGGCCGATGAGGAACTCCCAAATTACGAAAATATCATAAGCAAAGTTGGGACTTTGCAAGAGTATTTGTTGGCCCAAATAGGTGAGTTAGATTTTGACGATCAGGAGCTAAAAATTGCCTCCTTCCTGATTGGAAACATTGACGATCGGGGTTACCTAACGATTGCCCTTGAAGAGCTGGCAGAGGCGGAGTCTCTGGACCTTGAGCAAGTGGAGGGAATACTCGATACGATTCAGCGTCTTGATCCTAACGGTGTTGGTGCCAGGGACCTCAAGGAATGTTTGCATCTGCAGTTACGGAATAGTCATCTCAAAAACGGTGTTGTAGAGGCTATCGTTGAGAATCATCTGCGGGAGCTCGAAAATCGCAACTTTACGGCGATTGCCAAAGCCATGCAGATAAGCCTCGAAGAAGTGCTCGATAATGTTCACATCATCGCTGACCTAGAACCAGTGCCAGGCCGTCAGTTTGGAGCTAACGAGGCACAGTACATAACTCCCGATGTCTATGTCTTTAAGCTAGGTAACGAATGGGTTGTTAATCTAAATGAAGACGGATTACCGAAACTTCGGGTGAGTGATTTTTACTCGACGATGATGAGCGATAAGAAATCCAAGGGTGATGATAAAAACTACGTAGCCGAAAAAATGAAGGCCGCTGAATGGCTCATCAAATCGATCCGCCAACGTCAGCGGACGATCTTTCGCGTCACCGAGAGCATCGTTAAGCGTCAGCTAGATTTTTTTGAAAGCGGCGTAGAGTATCTCAAGCCAATGATTTTAAAGGACGTGGCTGAAGACATCAGCATGCACGAATCGACCATTAGTCGTGTGACAAACAACAAATATGTACACACCCCACGCGGCGTTTTTGAGCTCAAGTACTTCTTCAACAGCTCGGTGTCGCGTGCGGATGGGCAAGATATGGCAAGTGAGTCGGTAAAGAGAATGATCTCTGACCTTGTGAAAGTCGAAGATGCAAGGAAGCCGCTCTCGGATCAACGGATTGTTGAGATACTAGAAGAGCGAGGAATCCAGTTGGCGCGCCGCACAGTGGCAAAGTATCGTGAGCAGCTTCAAATTCTGCCATCAAGCAAACGCAAGAAGTATTTTTAG
- a CDS encoding CTP synthase, with translation MKSRNRTKFIFVTGGVVSSLGKGIVAASCGALLETRGLKVTLMKADPYINVDPGTMNPSQHGEVFVTEDGAETDLDIGHYERFTSATLNRQNSFSAGQVYDAVLNKERRGDYLGGTVQVIPHITDQIKENIYRVAADADIAIVEIGGTVGDIEGLPFLEAIRQIRYDLGDENVLYIHLTLVPYIKAARELKTKPTQHSVKELRQIGIQPNLLICRSDQAISKELKKKIALFCNVKPDCVFEAQDLDSIYKLPVVLHDQGFDQVVVDLLNIWTGAPNLSHWHRIVDTLDHPRHNVKIGIVGKYVNVWDSYKSITESLTHAGIYNHAKVEISLFDAAEVHESNVADLLDSCDGVIVPGGFGERGVEGKMTAIHYLRRSKKPFLGICLGMQLAAIEFARNKLGLLSANSQEFEPKAQDLIIHIMEDQKSVTAKGGTMRLGGYPCVLKSGSKVRQSYNVEVVSERHRHRFEFNNHYREVFEAQGMVFSGLSPDGSLVEVMELTDHPWFVSCQFHPELKSKPMSPHPLFRELVRAALTHKQKQQV, from the coding sequence ATGAAAAGCCGAAATCGCACGAAGTTTATTTTTGTCACCGGTGGGGTCGTGTCATCCCTAGGCAAGGGTATTGTGGCGGCAAGCTGTGGGGCTCTCCTGGAAACACGTGGGTTGAAGGTGACGCTGATGAAGGCAGATCCCTACATCAACGTAGACCCAGGGACGATGAATCCCTCCCAACATGGTGAGGTCTTCGTGACTGAGGACGGTGCAGAGACTGATCTCGACATCGGGCATTACGAAAGATTCACCTCTGCCACCTTAAACCGACAGAATAGTTTCTCTGCTGGCCAAGTCTACGATGCCGTTTTGAATAAGGAGCGGCGCGGAGATTATCTGGGGGGCACAGTCCAGGTCATTCCTCACATCACGGATCAGATTAAAGAAAATATCTATAGAGTGGCTGCCGATGCCGACATCGCTATAGTTGAAATTGGTGGAACTGTTGGGGATATTGAGGGACTACCCTTTCTCGAGGCGATTCGTCAGATACGCTACGATCTTGGTGACGAGAATGTCCTTTATATCCACCTAACCTTGGTGCCTTACATTAAAGCGGCCAGGGAACTTAAAACTAAGCCGACCCAGCATTCGGTCAAAGAGCTAAGACAGATTGGTATACAACCAAACCTATTAATTTGCCGGTCCGACCAAGCGATTTCCAAAGAACTTAAGAAAAAGATCGCACTTTTCTGCAATGTAAAACCGGATTGCGTCTTCGAAGCCCAAGACTTGGATAGCATCTATAAGTTGCCCGTAGTTCTGCATGATCAGGGGTTTGATCAAGTCGTCGTAGACCTTCTGAACATCTGGACTGGTGCCCCAAATCTGTCTCATTGGCACAGAATTGTTGACACCTTAGATCATCCTCGGCACAACGTAAAAATTGGTATCGTCGGAAAATACGTAAATGTTTGGGACTCCTACAAATCCATTACGGAATCTCTAACTCACGCTGGAATTTACAACCACGCTAAAGTGGAAATTTCCCTATTCGACGCTGCCGAGGTGCATGAAAGTAACGTGGCCGACCTTCTTGATAGCTGCGATGGCGTTATTGTACCGGGTGGTTTTGGCGAGCGTGGTGTTGAGGGCAAGATGACGGCCATTCATTACTTACGCAGAAGCAAAAAACCATTCCTAGGCATTTGTTTGGGGATGCAACTTGCTGCCATAGAATTTGCGCGCAATAAACTTGGACTACTTAGTGCTAATAGCCAAGAGTTTGAGCCTAAGGCGCAAGATTTGATAATTCACATCATGGAGGACCAAAAGTCTGTCACTGCCAAGGGCGGGACCATGAGACTTGGGGGTTATCCTTGTGTGCTAAAATCTGGCTCAAAAGTACGACAATCCTACAATGTTGAAGTAGTTAGTGAAAGACACCGTCATCGCTTTGAGTTCAACAATCATTACCGCGAGGTGTTCGAGGCTCAGGGCATGGTCTTTAGCGGACTATCGCCAGATGGTAGTCTGGTCGAGGTAATGGAGCTAACAGATCACCCCTGGTTTGTGTCGTGTCAATTCCATCCTGAGCTTAAAAGTAAGCCCATGAGTCCCCACCCTTTATTCCGCGAGTTGGTAAGGGCGGCCTTAACTCATAAGCAGAAGCAGCAGGTATGA
- a CDS encoding KpsF/GutQ family sugar-phosphate isomerase: protein MMLNDHEAECELWGKQVLVAEASALELASKRIGSSFSGAVSTILASKGKVIVTGLGKSGHVGRKVAATLSSTGTSSMFLHPSEALHGDFGAIQSGDCLIAIAYGGETHEVLEVARFARRVGVPIIALTGRGDSSLGTLAHHLLDASVVKEADPLNLAPTSSSTVAMALGDALAVALMRARGFTPQDFASLHPGGSLGRRLSLVRDHMFSGASLPKVGIHADFHRVLECVTQDNVGIVAVVDDQDYLIGAISDGDLRRALLRLDASALLCNAGQLMSPKPKTIGDKSLAIDAVAMMNQYSISRLFVLSEDQPGRLSGLVRLQDLLAAKIL, encoded by the coding sequence ATGATGTTGAACGATCACGAAGCGGAATGTGAACTTTGGGGTAAGCAGGTCCTTGTGGCCGAAGCGTCTGCCCTAGAGCTTGCTTCAAAACGTATTGGAAGTAGCTTTAGTGGTGCAGTCAGTACAATACTCGCAAGTAAGGGTAAGGTCATCGTCACTGGTCTTGGAAAATCAGGTCATGTGGGTCGTAAGGTAGCTGCTACGTTATCCTCGACGGGCACTTCGTCCATGTTCCTGCACCCTTCAGAGGCACTTCATGGGGATTTTGGTGCGATACAGTCCGGCGATTGCCTTATCGCTATTGCCTACGGAGGCGAAACTCATGAAGTGCTTGAGGTGGCTCGTTTTGCGCGGCGCGTGGGAGTACCTATTATTGCGCTTACCGGCCGCGGGGATTCCAGTCTTGGCACCTTAGCCCACCATCTTCTCGATGCATCTGTTGTTAAAGAGGCCGACCCGCTGAATCTTGCTCCTACTAGTTCCTCTACTGTTGCCATGGCGCTTGGAGATGCATTGGCGGTGGCATTGATGCGCGCTCGCGGATTTACCCCTCAGGATTTTGCCAGCCTACATCCCGGTGGCAGTCTAGGTAGGCGTCTCTCGTTGGTTCGTGATCATATGTTTTCTGGCGCATCACTGCCTAAAGTGGGTATCCATGCCGATTTTCATCGTGTCCTCGAATGTGTGACCCAGGACAACGTGGGTATCGTAGCTGTAGTTGATGATCAAGATTACCTGATCGGAGCGATCTCAGATGGCGATTTAAGGCGAGCCTTACTGAGACTCGATGCTTCGGCATTGCTGTGTAATGCGGGACAACTTATGTCTCCAAAGCCAAAGACAATCGGGGATAAGTCACTAGCAATAGATGCTGTAGCTATGATGAATCAGTACAGTATCAGTCGTCTTTTTGTATTAAGCGAAGACCAACCCGGACGTTTATCCGGGTTGGTACGGCTCCAAGATCTTTTGGCCGCGAAAATACTGTGA
- the rapZ gene encoding RNase adapter RapZ, protein MSAGAVVIVTGLSGAGNSTALKALADAGMYCIDNLPIELIEPTIDLMQSGRISAEHGLALCMDVRDRSFSGKFPEIQRTLAQRVRVQTIFLTADSPVLVTRFGATRRRHPLLRNGETLTEAIEREREILGFVEECADVVFDTSTWNPQQLVRAVESRLSMDLPPRQLNVTITSFGFKYGQLQPVDMMFDLRFLDNPYFVPELKTKSGLDTAVSSYILKQPEAQVMLSKIEELMTFLLPLYHKEGKHYLRLGVGCTGGRHRSVCFAETIGARFLAAGHEDVVMTILHRDIDR, encoded by the coding sequence ATGTCAGCTGGAGCAGTGGTTATAGTCACCGGATTATCTGGGGCGGGCAATTCAACTGCACTCAAAGCCCTGGCAGATGCCGGGATGTATTGCATCGATAACTTGCCCATCGAGCTTATCGAGCCGACGATTGACTTGATGCAGTCCGGGCGTATTAGCGCTGAGCATGGTCTCGCCTTATGTATGGACGTGAGAGATCGAAGTTTTTCCGGTAAATTCCCCGAAATTCAGAGAACCCTGGCCCAGCGGGTTCGTGTGCAGACGATATTCTTAACAGCCGACTCTCCCGTTTTAGTTACTCGCTTTGGAGCGACTAGGCGTCGTCACCCACTACTGCGCAATGGCGAGACCCTCACCGAGGCAATTGAGCGCGAGCGTGAAATACTGGGTTTTGTCGAGGAGTGTGCAGACGTTGTTTTCGATACGTCCACCTGGAATCCTCAACAGCTAGTCAGAGCTGTCGAATCGCGACTAAGCATGGATTTACCGCCGCGACAGCTTAACGTAACTATCACCAGCTTTGGTTTTAAATACGGCCAGCTACAGCCCGTCGATATGATGTTTGACCTACGATTTCTCGATAATCCCTATTTTGTCCCTGAACTCAAAACGAAGTCAGGTCTTGATACCGCAGTATCCAGCTACATACTTAAGCAGCCCGAGGCGCAGGTCATGCTGTCAAAAATTGAGGAGCTGATGACATTTTTGCTGCCGCTTTACCACAAAGAGGGCAAGCACTATCTGCGGCTAGGAGTTGGCTGCACCGGTGGCCGGCATCGCAGTGTGTGCTTTGCCGAAACCATCGGCGCTCGATTTTTAGCTGCCGGGCATGAGGATGTAGTTATGACTATCCTTCATCGCGATATTGATCGATAG
- the gcvT gene encoding glycine cleavage system aminomethyltransferase GcvT gives MASANDALTTPLVSVHKSLKAKMVPFGGWLMPVSYTSVLQEHKAVRETCGIFDVSHMGEVIVTGVRAGAFLQYLTINDISKLDDGSGQYSAMLHEHGGMIDDLIIYRLKSDKYLLCVNASNTAKDFAWIEKQAAKFGGVQVANESDQWSQLAVQGPNSAAAVEALIGAAELAQFRSLQYMDIMSIKLFGMVALVARTGYTGEHGYEIYLPNDLAEKTWTALMETQPRSGIQPIGLGARNTLRLEACYLLYGNDMNDDVSPLEAGIAWATRLTKGDFIGRSALVAQKEAGPKRSQFAFVMSDEGIPRSGMEIYRNDEKIGVVTSGSVLPTIGGAGGMALITRGKASLNDEVHVDIRGKRKLARFVQKPLYKAKVKG, from the coding sequence TTGGCCTCTGCAAACGACGCCCTGACAACGCCTCTTGTATCCGTGCACAAATCGCTGAAAGCCAAAATGGTGCCCTTTGGGGGCTGGCTCATGCCGGTCAGCTACACAAGCGTGCTCCAGGAGCATAAAGCGGTGCGTGAGACTTGCGGCATTTTCGACGTAAGTCATATGGGCGAAGTGATCGTGACCGGCGTCCGTGCTGGAGCCTTCCTTCAGTATCTGACTATCAATGATATCAGTAAGTTAGATGATGGTTCTGGGCAATACAGCGCGATGCTCCATGAGCACGGCGGGATGATTGACGACCTCATCATCTATAGATTGAAGTCTGATAAGTACCTCCTTTGTGTCAACGCCAGCAATACAGCTAAAGACTTTGCCTGGATTGAGAAGCAAGCTGCGAAATTTGGTGGCGTTCAGGTAGCCAACGAGTCCGATCAATGGAGCCAGCTCGCCGTCCAGGGCCCCAACAGTGCTGCGGCTGTCGAAGCCCTCATCGGCGCCGCTGAACTTGCGCAGTTCCGCAGTCTCCAATACATGGACATTATGAGCATAAAACTCTTCGGCATGGTGGCCTTGGTGGCTAGAACCGGCTACACCGGTGAGCATGGCTACGAAATTTACTTACCCAACGACTTGGCCGAAAAGACTTGGACTGCACTCATGGAAACGCAGCCGCGCAGTGGTATTCAGCCCATTGGCCTCGGAGCCCGCAACACCTTGCGCCTGGAGGCATGCTACCTGCTATACGGTAACGATATGAATGATGATGTCTCTCCGCTTGAAGCTGGGATCGCCTGGGCCACCAGGCTCACCAAGGGCGATTTCATCGGCCGCAGTGCTCTGGTCGCTCAAAAAGAGGCGGGGCCTAAGCGGTCGCAGTTCGCATTTGTCATGAGTGACGAGGGTATACCCCGTTCAGGCATGGAGATTTACCGGAATGACGAGAAAATCGGGGTGGTGACTAGCGGATCAGTTCTTCCAACCATCGGTGGTGCCGGTGGCATGGCCCTGATTACTCGGGGTAAAGCATCGTTAAATGACGAGGTCCATGTGGACATTCGTGGCAAAAGAAAACTTGCACGCTTTGTCCAAAAACCTCTATATAAGGCAAAGGTTAAGGGATAA
- the lptB gene encoding LPS export ABC transporter ATP-binding protein: MTQLRAEHLERSFKQRKVVKSVSFSVKQGEVVGLLGPNGAGKTTSFYMVVGLLYPSAGNVYMGDEEITHLPMHIRARKGISYLPQNMSIFRKMTVENNLRAVMEVCKIPRSDHAELLDELLGKFQIRHIAKSMGAALSGGERRRVEIARALIIKPKFLLLDEPFAGIDPVTVQEIQGIIGKLKDEGLGVLITDHNVRETLGSCDRAYILSGGQIIAHGLPNEVAENPIVRETYLGEHFKF, from the coding sequence TTGACTCAACTGAGAGCAGAACATTTAGAGCGCTCATTCAAGCAGCGCAAAGTCGTGAAATCGGTTTCATTTAGCGTGAAACAGGGCGAAGTAGTCGGTCTTTTAGGACCGAATGGTGCGGGTAAAACTACCAGCTTCTACATGGTTGTCGGTCTCCTTTATCCATCGGCAGGCAATGTTTACATGGGTGACGAGGAGATTACACACTTGCCGATGCACATCAGAGCACGCAAAGGCATAAGCTACCTACCGCAGAATATGTCTATTTTTCGCAAAATGACGGTAGAGAACAATCTTCGAGCCGTCATGGAGGTTTGTAAGATACCGCGTTCAGATCACGCTGAGCTACTCGACGAATTGCTAGGAAAATTTCAGATTCGCCATATAGCAAAGTCCATGGGCGCAGCCTTGTCTGGTGGGGAGCGACGACGGGTGGAAATTGCTCGTGCTCTCATTATCAAACCGAAATTTCTACTACTTGATGAACCATTCGCCGGAATTGATCCCGTCACGGTACAAGAGATTCAAGGGATTATTGGTAAGTTAAAAGATGAAGGTTTAGGAGTTCTCATTACTGACCACAATGTGCGAGAAACACTGGGTAGTTGCGATCGTGCCTATATCCTGTCAGGTGGGCAAATCATCGCCCATGGTTTACCAAATGAGGTGGCCGAAAATCCGATTGTGCGAGAAACCTACCTTGGCGAGCACTTCAAATTTTAA
- the gcvP gene encoding aminomethyl-transferring glycine dehydrogenase, with protein MSSLKDAVVNHESFTKRHIGPSSSEVKAMLTELGYATLDELTNAAVPAGIRVQKPLTLSAPLTETKALAKLRGMASKNRIFKSYLGTGYYNCITPSVIQRNILENPGWYTQYTPYQAEISQGRLEALLNYQTVIADLTGLPIANASLLDESTAAAEAMSVAFASRQSESSRVFFVSQDAHPQTLAVVRTRAEPLGIEVVVGDHHKLNFAEAPFGVLLQYPTTYGEIDDPSAFIKAAHEAGVMVIMATDLLALTLLKSPGELGADIAIGNAQRFGVPLGFGGPHAAFFATRDEHKRKIPGRLIGVSKDAEGKPALRMALQTREQHIRRDKATSNICTAQVLLAIMSSMYAVYHGPEGLKAIASRVHGLTGLLAQGLKKLGYCIGNKNFFDTLSIAVPLSSDAKKVLVAAEARSINLRYIDVHTVALSLDETVTISDVDELLQVFASAVGSDAKVSVASLSDNLDWGFDSKLSRTSPFLTHPVFSSHHSETQLLRYIRQLESRDLSLTRSMIPLGSCTMKLNATSELMPVTWPDFNSLHPFAPQNQTLGYQELFAELECALRECTGFDGVSLQPNSGAQGEFAGLLVIRQYHLSNGQHNRNICLIPKSAHGTNPASAVMAGMKVVVVECDANGNIDEVDLNAKVEQHSSNLAALMVTYPSTHGVFEESITRICQLIHKHGGQVYMDGANFNAQLGLCKPGEFGPDVCHLNLHKTFCIPHGGGGPGMGPIAVKGHLAPFLPGHPLAPCGGDKASGPISAAPWGSASILPISMMYIWMMGARGLTEATQVAILNANYIAKKLQRDFPVLYRGASGLVAHECIIDLRPLKAKVGIEVEDVAKRLMDYGFHAPTVSFPVAGTLMIEPTESEDKAEIDRFCDAMHAIRLEIQAIEDGQWPRDNNPLKHAPHTAACVMAESWSRPYSRQQAAYPAKWVGANKFWPFVARIDSAYGDRNLVCTCDPIDQYRDEG; from the coding sequence ATGTCCAGTCTCAAGGATGCCGTGGTAAACCATGAGTCATTTACCAAAAGGCACATAGGCCCAAGTTCGTCCGAAGTCAAAGCGATGCTCACGGAGCTAGGGTACGCTACCTTGGATGAGTTGACCAATGCCGCAGTACCTGCCGGTATTCGCGTGCAGAAGCCGCTGACATTGAGCGCTCCTCTGACAGAGACCAAAGCTTTGGCCAAGTTAAGGGGCATGGCTTCTAAGAATAGGATATTTAAATCCTATTTGGGCACGGGCTACTACAATTGCATCACACCATCTGTGATCCAGCGCAATATTTTAGAGAACCCAGGTTGGTACACTCAGTACACTCCATATCAGGCAGAGATCTCCCAAGGGCGGCTCGAGGCCCTACTAAACTATCAGACTGTAATTGCCGATTTGACGGGATTACCGATTGCTAATGCCTCGTTGCTAGACGAGTCCACGGCCGCCGCAGAGGCCATGAGCGTGGCATTTGCCTCTCGTCAATCTGAGAGCTCCCGCGTTTTCTTCGTCTCTCAGGACGCTCACCCTCAGACTCTTGCCGTAGTGCGCACTCGTGCTGAACCTCTCGGAATCGAAGTCGTCGTCGGCGATCATCACAAGTTAAACTTTGCTGAAGCCCCATTTGGGGTCCTACTTCAATACCCGACAACTTATGGCGAAATCGATGACCCTTCTGCGTTTATAAAGGCCGCTCACGAGGCCGGGGTCATGGTAATCATGGCGACCGATCTTCTGGCCTTAACGCTACTAAAAAGCCCGGGTGAGTTGGGTGCAGACATCGCCATCGGCAATGCTCAACGCTTTGGCGTTCCGCTGGGGTTTGGCGGGCCGCATGCTGCTTTTTTTGCCACACGCGATGAACATAAACGGAAAATCCCAGGTCGTTTAATTGGCGTGTCCAAGGATGCCGAGGGTAAACCAGCTCTGCGCATGGCCTTGCAAACTCGTGAGCAACATATCAGACGGGATAAAGCGACGAGCAACATTTGCACAGCCCAAGTTCTCTTGGCTATCATGTCCAGTATGTACGCTGTTTATCACGGCCCTGAAGGCTTAAAGGCGATCGCCAGCCGCGTTCACGGCTTGACCGGCCTCTTGGCACAAGGCCTTAAGAAGCTCGGTTACTGTATCGGTAACAAAAACTTTTTCGATACGTTGAGCATCGCGGTACCCCTAAGCTCCGACGCGAAAAAAGTGCTGGTCGCAGCCGAAGCAAGGTCGATCAATCTACGCTACATAGACGTCCACACGGTTGCTTTGTCACTCGACGAAACGGTCACGATTTCCGACGTTGACGAGCTGCTACAGGTTTTTGCATCTGCAGTGGGATCCGATGCCAAGGTCTCGGTCGCGTCGCTTAGTGACAATCTCGACTGGGGATTTGACAGCAAACTAAGTCGTACTAGTCCCTTTTTGACTCATCCTGTCTTCAGCAGCCATCACTCCGAAACTCAACTCCTACGCTACATCCGTCAGCTCGAGTCGCGTGACTTATCCCTAACGCGCAGCATGATTCCGCTGGGCTCCTGCACAATGAAACTCAATGCCACCAGCGAGCTAATGCCCGTCACTTGGCCAGATTTCAACTCTCTGCATCCGTTTGCTCCACAAAATCAGACATTAGGGTATCAAGAGTTATTTGCAGAGCTAGAGTGCGCTCTGCGTGAATGTACCGGCTTTGACGGGGTCTCTTTGCAACCTAACTCGGGGGCGCAAGGAGAATTTGCTGGTCTGTTGGTAATCCGCCAATACCACCTGAGTAACGGACAACATAATCGTAATATTTGTCTTATTCCCAAGTCAGCTCACGGGACTAACCCAGCCAGTGCCGTGATGGCTGGCATGAAAGTCGTCGTCGTCGAGTGCGACGCAAATGGCAATATTGACGAGGTAGATCTCAATGCAAAAGTAGAGCAGCACTCGAGCAATCTAGCGGCGCTCATGGTCACCTATCCGTCAACTCACGGGGTATTTGAAGAAAGTATCACTAGAATCTGCCAGCTGATTCATAAACACGGTGGCCAAGTCTATATGGACGGCGCCAACTTTAACGCTCAGTTGGGTCTTTGCAAACCCGGAGAATTTGGTCCGGACGTATGCCATCTGAATCTTCACAAGACCTTCTGTATACCTCACGGTGGTGGGGGCCCGGGCATGGGTCCAATTGCAGTGAAAGGTCATCTTGCGCCATTTCTACCTGGTCACCCCTTAGCTCCGTGTGGTGGTGATAAAGCCTCTGGACCAATATCGGCGGCTCCTTGGGGAAGCGCCAGCATCTTACCTATTTCCATGATGTATATCTGGATGATGGGAGCTCGAGGGTTGACGGAGGCGACGCAAGTGGCAATCCTCAACGCCAATTACATTGCCAAAAAACTTCAGAGAGATTTCCCTGTGCTGTATCGCGGCGCCAGCGGCCTAGTCGCACATGAATGCATCATTGACCTGAGGCCGCTCAAGGCCAAGGTGGGCATTGAGGTGGAGGACGTTGCCAAAAGGCTGATGGACTATGGATTCCACGCCCCGACCGTTTCATTCCCGGTCGCCGGAACCCTGATGATCGAGCCTACCGAGAGTGAAGACAAGGCTGAAATCGATCGGTTTTGTGACGCTATGCATGCGATTCGCCTCGAAATTCAAGCTATCGAGGACGGGCAGTGGCCACGGGATAACAACCCGCTTAAACACGCGCCGCACACGGCAGCTTGCGTCATGGCGGAAAGCTGGAGCAGACCGTACAGCCGCCAACAAGCGGCTTACCCCGCCAAATGGGTGGGTGCAAATAAGTTCTGGCCATTTGTTGCCAGAATTGATTCTGCCTATGGTGATCGCAATCTCGTCTGTACTTGCGATCCTATCGATCAATATCGCGATGAAGGATAG